TGTACGGACCGGACGGCGAGGGGATGTACGAGGAGTTCTCGACCCGGCCCGTGTTCAGCCTCCGCTGAAGTGGGGCGGGCGGCGGGCCGCCTTCGCGGTGTAGCCCTCGCGGCAGTCCTCGGAGGTGAGGGTGAGGGCCGCCGTCATCGCGACGCGGTCGAGGGCCGGGGCGAGGGCGGCGTCGGCATAGGCGTCGATCGCACGCTTGATGCCCTGGACGGCGAGGGGGGCGTTGGCCGCGATCTCGGCGGCCAACGCGCGGGCCGTGGTGTCCAGCTCGGCCGGGGGGACGAGCAGTTGGACCAGGTTCAGGCGGTACGCCGTCGCGGCGTCGATGCGGCGGCCGGTCAGCGCCAGGAACTTGGCCCAGCCCGCGCCCGCCTCGCGGGCGATCCGCAGATCTCCGCCCGCGTCCACCGCCACGCCGAGCTGCGCCTCCGGCAGGGCGAAGACGGCGTCCTCGGCGGCGACGCGGAGGTCGGCCATCAGGGCCAGCTCGAAGCCGAAGCCGAGGCAGTAGCCCTGTACGGCGGCCACCACCGGCTGCGGGAGCCGGGAGAGCACGGCGAAGCGCTCGTGGACCCAGCGGATGCCCTCGTAGTAGTTGCGGGTCCGCTCGGCGGCCGTCGCCCCCGTGATGTCACCGCCGGGGGCGGTCACGTCGATGCCCGCGCAGAAGGCCCGGCCCTCGGCCCGCAGCAGGACCACCCGTACGGCCGGATCGAAGCGGATCCGGTCGGCGAGCAGGCCCAGCTGGCGGGTGGACTCCCAGCTCCAGCCGTTGAGCCGGTCGGGGCGGCAGAGGGTGAGGACCGCGATCCCGTCCGCGACCTCCAGACGGATGCGCTCCTCACCCTCCGCGATGTCGTTGCCGATGGTGTCGATCACCGAACGACCCGCCCCCCTGACGAGAACTGATGAGCCGTCAGTTTAGAGGGGCGCAGCTCAGCGCGAGAAGACCTCGAACGTCACCGCCGGGCGGCCGCCGAAGCGCGCCGACGCCTGCTGGGCGAAGCCGGTGAGGAAGTTCCGGCAGTACTCCTCCGGGTCCTGGTCGGTGAGCACCTCGATGTACGCCTTGTGCTCCATCAGCGACTTGATCGAGCGTTCCAGGCCGGGGCCGGCGTCCGCCGCGTGAGTCGGCGTCGAGGACCCGGCGACCGCGACCCAGCGCACCCCGTTCCAGGGTTCCAGGCCCTGCTCGGACTGGAGTTCCGGGAAGATCCACCGGTTTCCCGCGTCGGCGGCGGCGTCCAGGGTGGCCCGGCCGACGGCCTTGTGGTCGGGGGTGTTCCAAAAGCCCCCGCCGCCCTGGCCGCCCCAGGTGTCGCGGTGGTTGAGGGTGATCAGCAGTTCGGGGCGGTGCCGGCGGATGGCGGCAGCGATGTCCCGGCGCAGGTCGAGGCCGTACTCGACGATGCCGTCGCGGTAGTCGAGGAACTCCACCGTGGAGACCCCGACGACGGCGGCGCTCGCGCGCTGCTCGGCCTCGCGCAGCGGGGCGCACTCCTCGGGCGGGATCGTGTCGATGCCGGCCTCGCCCCGCGTGGCCAGGAGGTAGAC
The Streptomyces sp. NBC_01296 DNA segment above includes these coding regions:
- a CDS encoding PIG-L deacetylase family protein, producing the protein MTEQLDQPAPLEPMPTDWQRALAVVAHPDDLEYGGAAAIADWTDGGREVVYLLATRGEAGIDTIPPEECAPLREAEQRASAAVVGVSTVEFLDYRDGIVEYGLDLRRDIAAAIRRHRPELLITLNHRDTWGGQGGGGFWNTPDHKAVGRATLDAAADAGNRWIFPELQSEQGLEPWNGVRWVAVAGSSTPTHAADAGPGLERSIKSLMEHKAYIEVLTDQDPEEYCRNFLTGFAQQASARFGGRPAVTFEVFSR
- a CDS encoding enoyl-CoA hydratase/isomerase family protein, whose amino-acid sequence is MIDTIGNDIAEGEERIRLEVADGIAVLTLCRPDRLNGWSWESTRQLGLLADRIRFDPAVRVVLLRAEGRAFCAGIDVTAPGGDITGATAAERTRNYYEGIRWVHERFAVLSRLPQPVVAAVQGYCLGFGFELALMADLRVAAEDAVFALPEAQLGVAVDAGGDLRIAREAGAGWAKFLALTGRRIDAATAYRLNLVQLLVPPAELDTTARALAAEIAANAPLAVQGIKRAIDAYADAALAPALDRVAMTAALTLTSEDCREGYTAKAARRPPHFSGG